From one Lotus japonicus ecotype B-129 chromosome 3, LjGifu_v1.2 genomic stretch:
- the LOC130743633 gene encoding uncharacterized protein LOC130743633: MTMKQNNSKSKLKGKVVVVDDDDFPMDETEVRIQILEKENCSKSKLNGKVVVDDDDDDFPMDETDQVLQILEKKNCSKSKLKGKDVNNWQFNEDEIEVLQILEIMRKEKDLEKLSQIFGNSEGTSTSTDRKCNYGRKGAPTSTYRKCNYGRKGTSTSTDRKCNYGREGASTSMDRKCNYGREGASTSTDRKCNYGREGPSTSRNRKCNYDREGASTSTNRKCNYARNVTDFEVPAIISQSHLRSFQQAFVRNFAPQLQPNPPNLPPVPSLRDYILGCSRPIEKELQESDVNPDQNRLLLNKNQVENFFLPLLMNDENLKDGIAVTGYDMDGKEHPLTFKKWADKYYVFCKGWKTFFQRQGLKPGDFVTVWMFRHSKTNRLCVALGIRKGSNIDAVP; this comes from the coding sequence ATGACGATGAAGCAGAATAACTCCAAGTCTAAGCTGAAAGGtaaagttgttgttgttgatgatgatgacttcccCATGGATGAAACTGAAGTGCGAATTCAAATTCTTGAAAAGGAGAACTGCTCCAAGTCTAAGCTCAATGGAAaagttgttgttgatgatgatgatgatgacttcccCATGGATGAAACTGATCAAGTGCTTCAGATTCTTGAAAAGAAGAACTGCTCCAAGTCCAAGCtgaaaggaaaagatgttaaCAATTGGCAATTCAATGAGGATGAAATAGAAGTTCTTCAAATTCTTGAAATcatgagaaaagaaaaagatctTGAGAAATTGAGTCAAATATTTGGCAATAGCGAAGGGACATCAACTTCAACGGACCGCAAGTGTAATTACGGCCGCAAAGGGGCACCAACTTCAACGTACCGCAAGTGCAATTACGGCCGCAAAGGGACATCAACGTCAACGGACCGCAAGTGCAATTATGGTCGCGAAGGGGCATCAACTTCAATGGACCGCAAGTGCAATTATGGCCGTGAAGGAGCATCAACGTCAACGGACCGCAAGTGCAATTACGGTCGCGAAGGGCCATCAACGTCAAGGAACCGCAAGTGCAATTATGACCGCGAAGGGGCATCAACGTCAACAAACCGCAAGTGCAATTACGCCCGCAACGTAACTGATTTTGAAGTCCCTGCAATAATTTCCCAATCCCACTTACGGTCGTTTCAACAAGCATTTGTCCGCAATTTCGCACCTCAATTGCAACCAAACCCTCCAAATTTGCCGCCGGTTCCAAGCCTACGAGATTATATTTTGGGGTGTAGCAGACCTATTGAAAAGGAATTGCAAGAGAGCGACGTGAATCCGGACCAAAATAGGCTACTCCTAAACAAGAATCAAGTGGAGAATTTCTTTCTGCCATTGTTGATGAATGATGAAAATCTAAAGGATGGAATTGCAGTCACCGGGTATGATATGGATGGCAAAGAGCACCCCTTGACATTCAAGAAATGGGCAGATAAGTACTATGTCTTTTGTAAAGGGTGGAAAACTTTCTTCCAAAGGCAAGGATTGAAGCCTGGCGATTTTGTCACCGTATGGATGTTTCGTCATTCTAAAACTAATCGTTTGTGTGTCGCTCTTGGTATTAGGAAAGGATCAAACATAGATGCAGTTCCATAA
- the LOC130746925 gene encoding protein LNK3 isoform X2, producing MDCYYGSSVNDFLVLKDEVLLDRYPSPDYWSNWGISATEDQSSSSSACGGLPEQSFQQTTFSCDQPNYQLQDLPRFERMDDIFLETIPEDPPCVEILDKSVNFSPEKRCSNTPGGLQKDIAASKFDSSNSESKDCLDIEPPPVKSLDSHEEFILKDLQMVIGQFTEGTRFGFRDALYRLSGYTEQQQVLQDKDADPNTQKATLHTDDNETVRFQNNKSLESETNSTDRLIAKLMFNNMEFNMNGHQ from the exons ATGGATTGCTACTATGGGAGCAGTGTTAATGATTTTCTAGTTCTGAAGGATGAAGTTTTACTGGACCGGTATCCTTCCCCAGACTATTGGTCAAACTGGGGAATAAGTGCAACTGAAG ATCAATCTAGCAGTTCAAGTGCATGCGGGGGATTGCCTGAGCAATCTTTTCAACAGACAACATTTTCATGTGATCAGCCTAATTACCAGCTTCAAGATCTTCCAAGATTCGAACGGATGGATGACATTTTCTT GGAAACTATTCCTGAGGATCCACCCTGTGTTGAAATCCTAGACAAATCCGTTAACTTTTCACCTGAAAAACGATGCAGCAATACACCTG GTGGATTGCAAAAAGATATTGCAGCTTCAAAGTTTGATTCGTCTAACTCAGAATCTAAAGATTGCCTAGATATAGAG CCACCGCCAGTCAAAAGCTTGGATTCACATGAAGAATTCATCTTGAAGGATCTTCAGATGGTAATTGGACAG TTCACTGAGGGGACCCGTTTTGGCTTCCGAGATGCCTTGTACCGTCTCTCTGGATACACTGAACAACAGCAAGTGCTGCAGGACAAGGATGCAGATCCTAACACGCAAAAAGCAACGCTACACACGGATGACAATGAAACAGTGAG GTTTCAGAACAACAAATCACTGGAATCAGAGACCAACAGTACTGACAGATTAATTGCAAAACTTATGTTCAACAACATGGAGTTTAACATGAATGGTCATCAGTAA
- the LOC130746925 gene encoding protein LNK3 isoform X1 — protein sequence MDCYYGSSVNDFLVLKDEVLLDRYPSPDYWSNWGISATEGFYSPNHFLMKDFTDESFNNQIELESFLNDKDQSSSSSACGGLPEQSFQQTTFSCDQPNYQLQDLPRFERMDDIFLETIPEDPPCVEILDKSVNFSPEKRCSNTPGGLQKDIAASKFDSSNSESKDCLDIEPPPVKSLDSHEEFILKDLQMVIGQFTEGTRFGFRDALYRLSGYTEQQQVLQDKDADPNTQKATLHTDDNETVRFQNNKSLESETNSTDRLIAKLMFNNMEFNMNGHQ from the exons ATGGATTGCTACTATGGGAGCAGTGTTAATGATTTTCTAGTTCTGAAGGATGAAGTTTTACTGGACCGGTATCCTTCCCCAGACTATTGGTCAAACTGGGGAATAAGTGCAACTGAAGGTTTTTATTCACCTAACCATTTTCTTATGAAGGATTTCACTGATGAAAGTTTCAATAATCAAATTGAGCTTGAATCATTTCTGAATGATAAAGATCAATCTAGCAGTTCAAGTGCATGCGGGGGATTGCCTGAGCAATCTTTTCAACAGACAACATTTTCATGTGATCAGCCTAATTACCAGCTTCAAGATCTTCCAAGATTCGAACGGATGGATGACATTTTCTT GGAAACTATTCCTGAGGATCCACCCTGTGTTGAAATCCTAGACAAATCCGTTAACTTTTCACCTGAAAAACGATGCAGCAATACACCTG GTGGATTGCAAAAAGATATTGCAGCTTCAAAGTTTGATTCGTCTAACTCAGAATCTAAAGATTGCCTAGATATAGAG CCACCGCCAGTCAAAAGCTTGGATTCACATGAAGAATTCATCTTGAAGGATCTTCAGATGGTAATTGGACAG TTCACTGAGGGGACCCGTTTTGGCTTCCGAGATGCCTTGTACCGTCTCTCTGGATACACTGAACAACAGCAAGTGCTGCAGGACAAGGATGCAGATCCTAACACGCAAAAAGCAACGCTACACACGGATGACAATGAAACAGTGAG GTTTCAGAACAACAAATCACTGGAATCAGAGACCAACAGTACTGACAGATTAATTGCAAAACTTATGTTCAACAACATGGAGTTTAACATGAATGGTCATCAGTAA
- the LOC130746925 gene encoding uncharacterized protein LOC130746925 isoform X3, producing MDCYYGSSVNDFLVLKDEVLLDRYPSPDYWSNWGISATEGFYSPNHFLMKDFTDESFNNQIELESFLNDKDQSSSSSACGGLPEQSFQQTTFSCDQPNYQLQDLPRFERMDDIFLETIPEDPPCVEILDKSVNFSPEKRCSNTPGGLQKDIAASKFDSSNSESKDCLDIEPPPVKSLDSHEEFILKDLQMVIGQVSESL from the exons ATGGATTGCTACTATGGGAGCAGTGTTAATGATTTTCTAGTTCTGAAGGATGAAGTTTTACTGGACCGGTATCCTTCCCCAGACTATTGGTCAAACTGGGGAATAAGTGCAACTGAAGGTTTTTATTCACCTAACCATTTTCTTATGAAGGATTTCACTGATGAAAGTTTCAATAATCAAATTGAGCTTGAATCATTTCTGAATGATAAAGATCAATCTAGCAGTTCAAGTGCATGCGGGGGATTGCCTGAGCAATCTTTTCAACAGACAACATTTTCATGTGATCAGCCTAATTACCAGCTTCAAGATCTTCCAAGATTCGAACGGATGGATGACATTTTCTT GGAAACTATTCCTGAGGATCCACCCTGTGTTGAAATCCTAGACAAATCCGTTAACTTTTCACCTGAAAAACGATGCAGCAATACACCTG GTGGATTGCAAAAAGATATTGCAGCTTCAAAGTTTGATTCGTCTAACTCAGAATCTAAAGATTGCCTAGATATAGAG CCACCGCCAGTCAAAAGCTTGGATTCACATGAAGAATTCATCTTGAAGGATCTTCAGATGGTAATTGGACAG GTATCAGAGTCTCTATAA
- the LOC130743634 gene encoding uncharacterized protein LOC130743634, with the protein MNGSSASSCRSRHRSAGGRAKCQCGVPLMLYTAGTRENSERRFLRCKNWQLPGTCDFFFWIDDPLEGREPVIPHVDAETMSSEIGNSSNHNSVHHVPDLMKKMKKLKKKLEVERFQKNVASVIALMCFLVTVWCLCKGRV; encoded by the exons ATGAATGGTTCTTCTGCATCCTCTTGTCGTTCCAGGCATCGAAGTGCAGGTGGTAGGGCAAAATGTCAATGTGGAGTTCCTCTAATGCTCTACACTGCTGGTACTCGTGAAAACTCAGAAAGGAGATTTCTTAGGTGCAAAAATTGGCAG CTTCCAGGCACATGTGATTTCTTTTTTTGGATTGATGATCCACTTGAAGGTAGAGAACCAGTTATACCGCATGTAGATGCTGAGACAATGAGTTCTGAGATTGGCAATTCATCAAACCACAACTCTGTGCACCATGTTCCTGatttgatgaaaaaaatgaaaaagctgAAGAAGAAACTTGAAGTAGAGAGATTTCAGAAGAATGTTGCAAGTGTGATTGCTTTGATGTGTTTTTTAGTGACAGTGTGGTGTTTATGTAAGGGGAGGGTTTAA
- the LOC130745204 gene encoding protein TRIGALACTOSYLDIACYLGLYCEROL 1, chloroplastic: protein MQAASYSHPVFCFSCRTNANISPVKIRAPYPSHLNWKCEFNGRPHIFKNSAIPIKPNRLYVLPDTGDGHPSASMIDGEMNTNHASASIIDDEMNPNHAPNSISPPFVSNWSPPRYLWRGLSVLVLAGQVIMKILKGKIHWRNTLQQLERVGPRSVGVCLLTSAFVGMAFTIQFVREFTRLGLNRSVGGVLALAFSRELSPVVTAIVVAGRIGSAFAAELGTMQVSEQIDTLRVLGSDPVDYLVTPRVIASCIALPLLTLLCFTLGMASSAILADGVYGVSINIILDSAQRALRPWDIISAMIKSQVFGAIISIVSCAWGVTTMGGAKGVGESTTSAVVLSLVGIFIADFALSCCFFQGAGDQLKNCM, encoded by the exons ATGCAAGCAGCATCATATAGTCATCCAGTATTCTGTTTCTCTTGCAG AACAAATGCAAATATTAGTCCAGTGAAAATCCGTGCACCCTATCCCTCTCATCTGAACTGGAAATGTGAATTCAATGGGAGACctcatatttttaaaaattcagcCATCCCCATAAAACCAAACAGATTATATGTGCTTCCTGACACAGGTGATGGCCATCCATCTGCTTCTATGATAGATGGTGAAATGAACACAAACCATGCATCTGCTTCTATAATAGATGATGAAATGAACCCAAACCATGCTCCTAATAGCATATCACCACCATTTGTCAGCAATTGGTCACCACCAAGGTACCTGTGGAGGGGATTATCAGTTTTAGTCCTGGCAGGACAGGTAATTATGAAGATTTTAAAGGGAAAGATTCATTGGAGGAATACTCTTCAACAGTTGGAGAGAGTGGGGCCAAGATCAGTGGGGGTATGTCTTTTAACTTCAGCCTTTGTCGGCATGGCCTTCACAATACAATTTGTAAGAGAGTTCACCAGGTTAGGATTGAATAGATCTGTTGGTGGGGTTTTAGCTCTGGCTTTCTCAAGGGAGCTAAGTCCTGTGGTTACAGCAATTGTGGTCGCTGGGCGCATTGGAAGCGCTTTTGCAGCAGAACTAGGAACCATGCAGGTTTCTGAACAAATTGACACATTGAGAGTCCTTGGTTCTGACCCAGTTGATTATCTGGTGACGCCTAGGGTCATCGCATCTTGTATTGCCTTACCGCTTTTGACTCTGTTGTGCTTTACATTAGGGATGGCATCGAGTGCCATCCTTGCTGATGGTGTTTACGGCGTAAGCATTAACATTATCTTGGATTCAGCTCAGCGAGCTCTCAGACCATGGGACATTATCAGTGCAATGATCAAGTCACAGGTTTTTGGTGCTATCATATCTATAGTGAGCTGTGCATGGGGAGTTACGACTATGGGAGGTGCTAAAGGTGTTGGGGAATCTACAACATCAGCTGTGGTTCTTTCTCTTGTTGGTATCTTCATTGCTGATTTTGCACTCTCGTGTTGTTTCTTCCAAGGAGCAGGAGATCAGCTAAAGAATTGTATGTAA